From one Triticum aestivum cultivar Chinese Spring chromosome 4B, IWGSC CS RefSeq v2.1, whole genome shotgun sequence genomic stretch:
- the LOC100037655 gene encoding 15-cis-phytoene desaturase, chloroplastic/chromoplastic produces the protein MDTSCLSSMNIAGAKQVRSFAGQLHTQRCFTSSSVQALKTSHRTTSLGLRNKVKGSRHGLRALQVVCQDFPRPPLENTINYLEAGQLSSSFRSSERPSKPLQVVIAGAGLAGLSTAKYLADAGHKPIVLEARDVLGGKLAAWKDEDGDWYETGLHIFFGAYPNVQNLFAELGISDRLQWKEHSMIFAMPNKPGEYSRFDFPETLPAPLNGVWAILKNNEMLTWPEKVKFAIGLLPAMLGGQAYVEAQDGLTVSEWMEKQGVPDRVNDEVFIAMSKALNFINPDELSMQCILIALNRFLQEKHGSKMAFLDGNPPERLCMPIVNHIQSLGGEVRLNSRIQKIELNPDGTVKHFALTDGTQITGDAYVFAAPVDIFKLLVPQEWREISYFKRLDKLVGVPVINVHIWFDRKLKNTYDHLLFSRSSLLSVYADMSLACKEYYDPNRSMLELVFAPAEEWIGRSDTEIIEATMLELAKLFPDEIAADQSKAKILKYHVVKTPRSVYKTVPNCEPCRPLQRSPIEGFYLAGDYTKQKYLASMEGAVLSGKFCAQSIVQDSKMLSRRSQESLQSEAPVASKL, from the exons ATGGATACCAGCTGCCTATCATCTATGAACATAGCTGGAGCGAAGCAAGTAAGATCTTTTGCTGGACAACTTCATACGCAGAGGTGTTTCACAAGTAGCAGCGTCCAGGCACTAAAAACTAGTCATCGTACGACCTCCCTTGGCTTAAGGAATAAAGTAAAAGGATCACGTCATGGACTTCGTGCTCTGCAG GTTGTTTGCCAAGATTTTCCAAGGCCTCCACTAGAGAACACGATTAACTATTTGGAAGCTGGCCAGCTTTCTTCGTCGTTTAGAAGCAGTGAACGCCCCAGTAAACCATTACAGGTCGTGATTGCTGGTGCAG GACTGGCTGGTCTATCAACTGCAAAATACCTGGCAGACGCTGGCCACAAACCCATAGTGCTTGAGGCAAGAGATGTGTTGGGCGGAAAG TTAGCTGCATGGAAGGATGAAGATGGTGATTGGTACGAGACTGGCCTTCATATTTTTT TTGGAGCTTATCCCAATGTACAGAATTTGTTTGCTGAGCTTGGTATTAGTGATCGCTTGCAATGGAAGGAACACTCCATGATATTTGCCATGCCAAACAAACCAGGAGAATACAGCCGTTTTGATTTCCCAGAGACTTTGCCGGCGCCCTTAAATG GAGTGTGGGCCATACTGAAAAACAATGAAATGCTTACTTggccggagaaggtgaagtttgctatTGGGCTTCTACCAGCAATGCTTGGTGGCCAAGCTTACGTTGAAGCTCAAGATGGCTTAACTGTTTCCGAATGGATGGAAAAGCAG GGTGTTCCTGATCGAGTCAACGACGAGGTTTTTATTGCAATGTCCAAGGCACTGAATTTCATAAACCCTGACGAGTTATCCATGCAGTGCATTCTGATTGCTCTAAACAGATTTCTCCAG GAGAAGCATGGCTCGAAAATGGCATTCTTGGATGGTAATCCTCCTGAAAGGCTATGCATGCCTATTGTTAACCACATTCAGTCTTTGGGTGGTGAGGTCCGGCTGAATTCTCGTATTCAGAAAATTGAACTGAACCCTGACGGAACAGTGAAGCACTTTGCACTTACTGATGGGACTCAAATAACTGGAGATGCATATGTTTTTGCAGCACCAG TTGATATCTTCAAGCTTCTTGTACCACAAGAGTGGAGAGAGATCTCTTATTTCAAAAGGCTGGATAAGTTGGTGGGAGTTCCTGTCATCAATGTTCATATATG GTTTGACAGAAAACTGAAGAACACGTATGACCACCTTCTTTTCAGCAG GAGTTCACTTTTAAGCGTTTATGCAGACATGTCTTTAGCGTGCAAG GAGTACTATGATCCAAACCGTTCGATGCTGGAGTTGGTTTTTGCTCCAGCAGAGGAATGGATCGGACGGAGTGACACCGAAATCATCGAAGCAACTATGCTAGAGCTAGCCAAGTTGTTTCCTGATGAAATCGCTGCTGACCAGAGTAAAGCAAAGATTCTTAAATACCATGTTGTGAAGACACCGAG GTCCGTTTACAAGACCGTCCCGAATTGCGAACCTTGCCGACCTCTGCAACGATCACCGATCGAAGGGTTTTATCTGGCCGGCGATTACACAAAGCAGAAATACTTGGCTTCCATGGAGGGTGCGGTTTTGTCAGGAAAGTTTTGTGCTCAGTCCATAGTGCAG GATTCTAAGATGCTGTCCCGCAGGAGCCAGGAGAGCCTGCAATCCGAAGCCCCCGTCGCCTCCAAGTTGTAG
- the LOC123093416 gene encoding cold-regulated protein 27, whose protein sequence is MGEVYLDRSVKPEPADVGIAQGNQVTNLMSAGWTDERHTDYISSMEASFINRLYNQGHNANKKDPGTNGFKVLQGGAGVWKKVEFERPNACAQVGAKQSLPANPWIQHFRSRDCSSSSSARGDGAQTSVGDHESGIRTVPGSTPLSHGRELGTCKGESLLDENSEVSDQNFADDNEAEVGAESSKACKKRRLSSSSTYFTQTIQ, encoded by the exons ATGGGCGAGGTGTACCTGGATCGCTCAGTCAAGCCGGAGCCAGCGGACGTCGGCATTGCCCAG GGCAACCAGGTTACTAACCTGATGTCGGCGGGATGGACGGATGAGAGGCACACGGATTACATAAGCTCCATGGAAGCCTCTTTCATCAACCGACTCTACAATCAGGGACACAACGCGAACAAGAAAGATCCAGGTACCAATGGGTTCAAGGTTCTCCAAGGTGGAGCTGGAGTGTGGAAGAAAGTCGAGTTTGAGAGGCCCAATGCTTGTGCTCAAGTCGGGGCCAAACAAAGCCTGCCTGCAAACCCCTGGATCCAGCATTTCAGATCGCGTgattgcagcagcagcagcagtgcaagaGGTGATGGGGCACAAACTTCAGTAGGCGATCACGAATCGGGTATCCGGACTGTCCCTGGGAGCACTCCGTTGTCACACGGAAGGGAATTGGGAACTTGCAAGGGAGAAAGCCTTCTCGATGAAAATTCAG AGGTCTCTGATCAGAACTTTGCTGACGACAACGAGGCAGAAGTTGGCGCAGAATCAAGCAAAGCATGCAAGAAAAGGAGATTGAGCAGTTCTTCCACTTACTTCACTCAAACGATCCAGTGA